TGTTGCTTGTTTATGATAGCTAACCACGTTATTTACGTTCGCTAGCTAACTTAACACTCAGATTGTTAATGTCAGGTGACgctaatatgtggttatttttgGTGTCACTTGATGTGACGTACAGTAACTTATATTACTAACTAACAGTTGGCTGAGGTACATTGAATTGGCGTTATTGAATTGTCCAGCAAAGCAGCTAACCAGCTATCTTGAGCGTTAAATCTGTATTGATCTAATGTCAGTGACGTTGGCATGGAACGTCGTGTTAACTTGCCGTCTGACCTATTTTAACATCAATGCATGGTGACAATGTTCGTTTGAACTTTAACTATTCTGTGACCACACAGCAATGTTTGCTAGCCAAACGTTACTATCAATTAGCAACTGCCACGTACAGTGCAAAGCGTATTCAGTGAAGTTTGTTCAGGTTGCTTGGTATTGTAGGAGTCTGTCACATCAAATTTGCGACCACGGCAAAGGGTTTGAGACTAGTTGATCTTGTGCTAATTTATAAACTCCACGTCCACCTTTCATCTAGATTTTATTGCTGTTGATGACATTcataattatttgtaaaatTTCATTTTAACCATAGTATCGTTTGTTACCCCTGTCGTCTGTAGGATTTTACCCTGAATATGAGCAACTGCTTACTGTGTAAGCTATCTGTATGTACCACGTACGTTGTTTATAGAGGCATGTGCATCCAAGGCTGTGGATGCATGTGGATGGTTTTACCTGATTGCAAAATATAGAGGCTATGACAATGTGCATGAATTGTGAGATCGTCTCTGGTTTATTATAGGATGAGGCATCTCCTGCGTCCCTGGCCGACCTGTGCCTGTCGCTGGTGAGCAGCAACCTAGACAGGTTCTGTGTGAAACGCGCTGACGGGTCCCTGTGTCTCCGTGAGTTCCTGGTCTTCCCACAGGAGCTGGCGGACCAGCTGCTGTGCAAGATGGCCATGGAGGGTGAGCGAGTAGTGGTTCAACGCAAGGACGCACATTCCTTGTTCTGTTTtggaaaaatattaaattacacTAGGTTGTTTTTCAGGTGGTACAGTTGAGGGATTTTAGAAGGTGGAATGTTATACACAATGCAGGAGCGCTGAGATTAGTTTTTTTGTCATGTAATGAAGCCCAAACGTATTGTGCATTTACTGATATAAATGCCtcatatattttgtttgtttgttttgtatgtgtAACCTAGGTGAAAGGTTAAATCAATACATACTTGAactaatgataataaaatatatctgaaCAAATTTCATTATATTGACTGCAAAGTTAATTCCGTCAGATAAATAggattaaaattaatatttcatttttattagttcaacctgggcggcacggatggtgcagtgggtagcactgccgcctcacagcaaggaggtcttgggttcgaatccccgtcggccagggcctctctgtgtggagtttgcatgttctccccgtgtctgcgtgggtttcctccgggtactccggtttcctcccacagtccaaagacatgcaggttaggctgattggagagtctaaattgcccataggtatgagtgtgtgagtgaatggtgtgtgtgccctgtgatggactggcgacctgtccagggtgtattcctgcctttcgcccaatgtatgctgggataggctccagcccccctgcgaccctgttcaggataagcgggttaagataatggatggatggatggatagttcaACCTGTAAGTTACCATGTTAAGATAGTTATCCTGTCACTTTAACAAAGTGCAATTGTCCCTGCCAATCAATCAGACGCGTGAATTCAAAAACTGACGAGatctttggtaaaaaaaaaaaggaagacgCCATTGAAGTCGAACCAGTGAGCAACAAAAAGTTAAGACCTGAAACAAAACTGATTGTtgtaaacctttattttccatttttggaaGTGTTTCATGTTACCATTCCATCTATAGAGGTAGACcgtgttttatttgaactacGATATTGGTTGTTTGACTGAAGAATCGTTGAGTGGCCTAGAATTGCTGAAGCCGCGTTGCGCTCAACGAGAGAAGATGGCGAGCCTTTCCCAGTAGGAGAAGAACCACTGCTAGatgccatcatcatcattatctcgACTACgaacaaatttatttttcttttgagatATATCGCGGTAAGGGTGGACTCATTCACTCAATACACGGATTGAGCAAAAGCAATACTTGACCCTTGATTTGAAAATAGGCCTGTTGAGAAAATTACAATAACTTGATGTTATTATATTagattgaaattatattttgatttaaatGAGAATTTGATTGAATTAAGATTCAGAACAAGATCTTTAGATCTTAAACTGAGTTAACTCTTGAAATAGAAACCAAATAGACTTAAAAGTGAAACTAATGCTAAGAGAATCATCTCATTCTATTCCTTAAATAGAATACATAGTTTACACTGGATAAATAATTTACACTGGATCCATTTGCATTTGGatgcaaatattttgaatattccTCAAATGTTGTAtatgtaaaatgtttaatgGTACCAATTTCTGACTCTTTCTACTTCTAAATCTTTCTAAACTTCTGTATAAACAAGCCGGCATTTAAACTTACCTGATGGTCTGTGGTGTTATTTTGCTGTTATTACCGTTTTAACTACTACTGCTCCCTACGAACCTAGAGACTGGTCCTAAATTACTCTAGCTTAATTACAGCTCGTAATAAGTGCTACATATGGTTAAGTTTAATCGTCCAAGTCTTTTTCATAATGTAAGTTAGCTAATAGCCCATGTCAAGACATTGTTCAGCCGCACAGAAGGGCCTTGCTGGTGGCGTGTGGTGCTTATAGGCTGCCGGCTGAGCTGAATCTCCTTCCAGGTCTCCTGAACGACAGCACCGTGGGCATATTCCGCAGCTGCCAGTATCTGCGTCTGCGTCGGGCCTGCATCCGCACCGCGCGCATCTCCGCCGAAGCCTTTCGCCGCGCCCTCTGCCCTCACCGCCTGCTGGAGCTCGACGCGGCCAGGGTCAACGCGGACCTGACCATCGCGGACATCCTCCGGGGGCTGGCGTCCAACAAGGAGTGCCAGGACAGCCTCCAGCGGCTGGTGCTGAACGGCCTGACCATGTCCCTGGAGGAGCCCAGCCGGCGCTGCTTCAGCTCCCTGCAGGGCCTGCGGGTCCTGAGCGTGGCCAACGTCGACTTCTACGACTCGGGGCTGGCCGACGTCTGCGCCCTGCCCCGGCTGGAGAGCCTGGACATCTCCAACACCTCGGTCACCAACCTGACGCCCCTGCTGGGCTGCCGGGCCCGCCTGCGCTACCTCACCATGCACCAGCTGAAGCGGCTGGAGATGACCACGGCCCAGCTCCTCCTGGTGCTCAGCCAGCTGGACGGCCTGCAGCACCTGGACATCTCCGACGACAAGCAGTTCACCTCCGACGTGGCCCGGCAGCTGCTGGAGCAGCCCGCCATCCTGCCCTCGCTGGTCTCGCTGGACGTGTCGGGGCGTAAACAGGTGACGGACGCGGTGGTCAAGGCCTTCGTGGAGCAGAGGCCTGGCATGACCTTCGTGGGGCTGCTCGCCACCGACGCGGGATTCTGTGACTTCCTGTCTGGAGAGGGCAGTTTAAAGGTGGGAAAGAAAAGCTTGTGTACTTGCAGTAATCATTTTTTCAGCTATGCAACATTGAAATATTGACAGTGTTGGACACGTGCCTGTGCCGCCTGCAGGTAACTGGGGAGGCAAACGAGACCCAGATCTGCGAGGCCCTGCGGAGGTACAGCGAACGGGAGTGTTTTGTTCGGGAGGCCCTGTTCCACCTCTTCAGCCTCACGCACGTGATGGAGAAGCCACGCCCAGATATCCTCAAGGTAAATTCTGGAAAAATAGTCCCACTATTTCTACAGCAATTTCCATGCGaatatttccatttcaaatgaGTCTGTATGAAATGCTAAGCACCTGTCTGCTCCCCAGCTGGTGGTGATGGGAATGCAGAACCACCCGGTGACGCTGCACGTGCAGCTGGCAGCCAGCGCCTGCGTCTTCAACCTGACCAAGCAGGACCTGGCAGCGGGCATGCCCGTCCGCCTGCTGGGCTCCG
The sequence above is a segment of the Conger conger chromosome 4, fConCon1.1, whole genome shotgun sequence genome. Coding sequences within it:
- the zyg11 gene encoding protein zyg-11 homolog, translating into MDEASPASLADLCLSLVSSNLDRFCVKRADGSLCLREFLVFPQELADQLLCKMAMEGLLNDSTVGIFRSCQYLRLRRACIRTARISAEAFRRALCPHRLLELDAARVNADLTIADILRGLASNKECQDSLQRLVLNGLTMSLEEPSRRCFSSLQGLRVLSVANVDFYDSGLADVCALPRLESLDISNTSVTNLTPLLGCRARLRYLTMHQLKRLEMTTAQLLLVLSQLDGLQHLDISDDKQFTSDVARQLLEQPAILPSLVSLDVSGRKQVTDAVVKAFVEQRPGMTFVGLLATDAGFCDFLSGEGSLKVTGEANETQICEALRRYSERECFVREALFHLFSLTHVMEKPRPDILKLVVMGMQNHPVTLHVQLAASACVFNLTKQDLAAGMPVRLLGSVTQLLLEAMRTFPNHQQLQKNCLLSLCSDRILQEVPFNRFEAAKLVMQWLCNHEDQNMQRMAVAIISILAAKLSTEQTAQLGAELFIVKQLLHIVRQKTTQATVDATLKFTLSALWNLTDESPTTCRHFIENQGLELFIKVLESFPSESSIQQKVLGLLNNIAEVGELHSELMVQGFLDHIRSLLHSPEVEVSYFAAGILAHLTSRGEAVWTLGLPLRSTLLEQLHSAIQDWPPPECEMVAYRSFRPFFPLLECFQTPGVQLWAAWAMQHVCSKNAPRYCSMLLDEGGLQQLEAVRSHPDTHADVRKLAKSILDSLERHRARTGQPPPPPRAGQPPPPPPPSPSGQRPPDTQTGGSEERVCQGSAACSYSSRGESPHLC